AATTCAGTTGAGTCTGTAAAAGCGTAATTGTCGCCAAACACACCTGTGAGTGCCTCAGCGGAAGCTGCAGAAATTGTACTATGACCACTTGTGTATTCTGGAAATGGAGGAGTTTGTAAGAATGGCTCCCATGCATCATCAAATGTATTATTAATTACAGTTTCTGGTCTTATTTTTTCGCTGCGATACTTTTCTTCCCAGCTACAAATAAATGCTTCATGCAGTGCTGATGAAATGTATAGATACATCTCAGCACTTTCCATTGGGCTTATTTTTTCTTTTTCGGCAGCAGTTCTACCTATGGCCATCCAGTGCCCTCCGGGAGTCATTTTTTTGTTTGCAAACATTACATGGCCTTGTACTTGCATTACAAAGGCGTTGTCGTCCCAGAACCAGGCCATATCCTTTTTTTCTTGGTCCATATCTTTTGATACGTTGTAAACCTCCATAAGCTCTTTCCAGAAATGGCTACTTTTATCCAAACTATATTGTGGTGCAGGAGGAGGAGTAAATTGGTTTGCAGAATCTAATATTAATGGGCGAATTGTCATCCAATATGGCTCCATGGCATCTCCATATTGAGGGGGAGTGGGCACCCACATACCTGGCTCGTTTTTTACAGTATATCTTAATCCTCTTGTTTGTGCGTAGTTGTCCCCTTTGGAAAATGCAAGCACCTCGTTCCCTATCATTTCTCCATATTCCATAGATCTTTCATAAATACTTGATGGAAGACCAGAGTCTTTGAAAGCTTTGTAGGTGTTTGCTTCGAACTCATCGTACTTATCAACAGTAAACGTAAGCTTGCGTGCTACGGTCATAATTGCTTTTACACCCGCTAGTTGATAGCAGTATTCTTTACCCTCTTCGGGTTGGGTAACTTTTTCAAATTCTTTAAACTGTCCTGTCATGCTTAAGAAATCAGGATTTCCAGGCACCATTGCTTCATATCCAGCAAGGGAGGCGTATGAATATATTCTACTAGCTACAGGAGGAGAGAAAATATCATGAATAATAACATCAGTAAGTTTAGTGATGGCATCATGGTAATAAATAGGATCATTTGTGACTTTGCCGTATTCTTCAGGAGTTTTATCATTACATGAACTTGCTATTAGCATCATAGCAATGAAGCTCAAGGTTAATCTTTTCATATCGATTATTGGTGCTTTTAGGAGGAAGATTATTATAGTTTGTAAAAATAACAAAGCAGATACCCTAAAGCAATGATATTCAACAGATTTTACTGGTCCAAAATGTTCTCTTCCATAGTGCTAGACTTTTTACCATCGTGTAGAACTTCAATGATATCCTTGATTTGATAAACTGAACGGTTTAGCTTATTGCTTAGGATGATTATTACGAAATCTTCTCTAAGGTCAAAAAACATAATACTGTTGTAGCCTTTCCACCAGCCAGTATGGTATATGTAGTCGGTTTGTTGTTTGTCATTAAGCCATAGCCTAAAGCCGTATCCATAGTTACGTAAGCCAGGGTGCTCAAAACTTCTAGGAGTATATATTTCTCTTAAAGACTCCTTCGTGAGTACTTTTTCGCTTTTTAGGGCTTGGTACCATTTAAGTAAATCATGAGTTGTAGAGTAAACCCCTTTATCTCCTAAAACATTGTCGTAAAAATCTTTTTCAATCCGTCTAGTTCCGTGGTAGCCGTATGTGACTTCAGATGTGCGAGTGCTATCATTTAGCTCGGTTACCAGAGTTGTTTTTGTCATCTCTAGTGGGTCAAAAA
This portion of the Spirosomataceae bacterium TFI 002 genome encodes:
- a CDS encoding PAP2 superfamily protein, with the translated sequence MKRLTLSFIAMMLIASSCNDKTPEEYGKVTNDPIYYHDAITKLTDVIIHDIFSPPVASRIYSYASLAGYEAMVPGNPDFLSMTGQFKEFEKVTQPEEGKEYCYQLAGVKAIMTVARKLTFTVDKYDEFEANTYKAFKDSGLPSSIYERSMEYGEMIGNEVLAFSKGDNYAQTRGLRYTVKNEPGMWVPTPPQYGDAMEPYWMTIRPLILDSANQFTPPPAPQYSLDKSSHFWKELMEVYNVSKDMDQEKKDMAWFWDDNAFVMQVQGHVMFANKKMTPGGHWMAIGRTAAEKEKISPMESAEMYLYISSALHEAFICSWEEKYRSEKIRPETVINNTFDDAWEPFLQTPPFPEYTSGHSTISAASAEALTGVFGDNYAFTDSTEFIYDHGVRSFTSFRNAATECSYSRMYGGIHYRSGCEEGQAAGIRIGQYVLNKIKTRKE